In one Methanobrevibacter sp. genomic region, the following are encoded:
- a CDS encoding ZPR1 zinc finger domain-containing protein produces MNEDQLTEMIIKCPACSVEGKAKSIMKELEIPHFGKVLETTIQCPSCGFKHSDIIALEQNDPAKYVLEINKNTLTVRVVRSQSATVSIPEIGIKVEPGPKSEGYVTNVEGILNRFEDAVKKALKLFEDDESQKNAKNTLNQIQELKKGNGTATLIIQDPFGQSNIVSDSVKILEIPEEELRELKTGFSHIEDG; encoded by the coding sequence ATGAATGAAGACCAATTAACTGAAATGATTATAAAATGTCCTGCATGTTCTGTTGAAGGCAAAGCCAAATCGATTATGAAAGAGCTTGAAATACCTCATTTTGGAAAGGTTTTGGAAACAACCATCCAATGCCCATCATGCGGATTCAAACACAGCGACATCATTGCACTTGAACAGAACGACCCTGCAAAATATGTGCTTGAAATAAACAAAAACACATTGACAGTGCGTGTTGTAAGGTCACAATCAGCTACCGTTTCAATACCTGAAATTGGAATTAAAGTAGAGCCTGGTCCAAAGTCAGAGGGATATGTTACTAATGTTGAAGGAATACTCAATCGCTTCGAAGATGCCGTGAAAAAGGCATTGAAATTGTTTGAAGATGACGAATCTCAAAAAAATGCGAAAAACACCCTCAATCAGATTCAAGAACTAAAAAAAGGAAATGGCACCGCTACATTAATTATCCAAGATCCATTCGGACAAAGCAATATCGTAAGTGATAGTGTGAAAATTTTAGAAATTCCCGAAGAGGAATTGCGTGAATTAAAAACAGGTTTTAGCCATATTGAAGATGGTTAG
- a CDS encoding DUF11 domain-containing protein produces the protein SSGNYNRDTGVWTIGNLNKGASVSLDITCRVNATGLIENEVSVSGNEYDYDETNNFDSKSIMVKPASDLAISKLVDKSIVNYLDVVKWTLIVTNNGPDAATGVKVYDALPRGFVYLNSTMPLVNNEIEIGNLAVGRTVTVDIYTKVNITGSFVNVASVSGNEFDQDLSNNKANASILVKPATDLVVSKVVNQSKPNFGDLVKWAISVFNRGPDSANGVVVNDLLPKSLIWISDNSLDKYDAATGIWNVGTINKGETKTLEIITKVNATGLFTNNVSVSGNEFDYNMSNNQDNETINVSKASDLSVVKFVNSTSVEYLQLVKWTVIAYNNGPDKATEVIVDDILPDGLILLNYTATKGVYDNGMWSVCCIENGDSQSLELICQVNKTGTLTNIVGITGKEYDPDLSNNADNASVFVPTSCDLAIAKTVDNSFPDFGDIVEWHIVVTNNGPDDAFDVTVVDRMPDGLELIESIVSAGSFGENIWYIPNLENGASEYLTLRCLVKTLNDVENIAEVIPSQYDWNKSNNRDDASITINPVADLGIIKFIDEPQANYLDLVKWTLMVFNYGPNDATNVFARDVIPDGLTVVSVTGDGEYFDSIWEIGNLKNGESRRLDIVCKITSTGKFTNVAEVWGDETDPDLYNNDCEEYLFVPPASDLSITKTVSKYTYSVGNMVRYSIKLSNNGPDVAENIEVNEIMDDSLMMQSFKVSAGNFNKLNDVWSLDLLDVGESAFLKINAIAKKSGSARNNVSVTSDNYDPDLSNNDDTVLVNIINDSHKHNYPKNNKTIENDPLGKFSSIILENYRSGNPFAVVLILIVLLMGTFCTSDILKKR, from the coding sequence AAAAGCATTGTGAATTACTTGGATGTAGTTAAGTGGACTCTAATTGTTACTAATAATGGTCCTGATGCTGCTACTGGTGTTAAGGTTTATGATGCTTTGCCTAGGGGTTTTGTTTATTTGAATTCCACTATGCCTTTGGTTAATAATGAGATTGAAATTGGTAATCTGGCTGTTGGAAGAACAGTAACTGTGGATATTTATACTAAGGTCAATATCACTGGTAGCTTTGTTAATGTTGCTAGTGTCAGTGGTAATGAGTTTGATCAGGATTTATCCAATAACAAAGCCAATGCATCAATTCTTGTTAAGCCCGCAACTGATTTGGTAGTCAGTAAAGTAGTTAATCAATCCAAGCCTAACTTCGGTGATTTGGTAAAATGGGCTATTTCAGTTTTCAACAGGGGTCCTGATTCTGCAAATGGTGTTGTAGTAAACGATTTGCTTCCAAAATCATTGATTTGGATTAGCGATAATTCATTAGATAAATATGATGCCGCCACTGGAATCTGGAATGTTGGAACTATAAATAAAGGGGAAACAAAAACCTTAGAGATAATTACCAAAGTCAATGCAACTGGTCTATTTACAAATAATGTTTCTGTTTCAGGCAATGAATTTGATTACAACATGTCAAATAATCAGGATAATGAAACAATCAACGTTTCAAAAGCATCTGATCTATCTGTTGTCAAATTCGTCAATTCTACTTCAGTAGAGTACCTCCAACTAGTGAAATGGACAGTAATTGCATATAATAATGGACCGGATAAGGCCACTGAAGTCATAGTCGATGATATCTTGCCGGATGGTTTAATTTTACTTAACTATACTGCAACAAAAGGAGTTTATGACAATGGAATGTGGTCGGTATGCTGCATTGAAAATGGGGATAGTCAATCATTGGAATTAATATGCCAAGTAAACAAGACAGGAACATTGACAAACATTGTTGGAATCACCGGAAAGGAATACGATCCGGATTTATCAAATAATGCCGACAATGCATCTGTTTTTGTACCTACTTCATGTGACCTTGCAATTGCTAAAACAGTTGATAATTCATTCCCTGATTTTGGAGATATTGTCGAGTGGCATATTGTAGTCACTAATAATGGTCCTGATGACGCATTTGATGTTACTGTAGTTGACAGGATGCCTGATGGTTTGGAACTGATAGAGTCCATTGTCAGTGCTGGAAGTTTTGGTGAGAATATCTGGTATATTCCTAATTTGGAAAATGGCGCCAGCGAATATCTCACTCTACGTTGCCTGGTTAAGACATTGAATGATGTTGAAAACATTGCAGAGGTAATCCCATCTCAATACGATTGGAACAAATCAAATAATAGGGATGATGCATCAATTACCATAAATCCTGTTGCCGATTTGGGCATAATAAAATTCATTGATGAGCCTCAAGCAAATTATTTGGATTTGGTTAAATGGACATTGATGGTTTTCAATTATGGGCCAAATGATGCAACAAATGTCTTTGCAAGAGATGTCATTCCTGATGGTTTAACTGTTGTTAGCGTAACTGGAGATGGAGAATATTTCGATTCAATATGGGAAATCGGCAATCTAAAAAACGGTGAATCCAGAAGATTGGATATTGTATGCAAAATCACCTCAACCGGTAAGTTCACCAATGTCGCTGAAGTCTGGGGTGATGAGACTGACCCTGATTTGTATAATAATGACTGTGAGGAATACCTTTTTGTACCTCCGGCAAGTGATTTGTCCATTACAAAAACAGTTTCCAAATATACGTATTCAGTAGGGAATATGGTTAGATATTCAATAAAGTTATCCAATAACGGTCCGGATGTGGCTGAAAATATTGAAGTCAATGAAATTATGGATGATTCCTTAATGATGCAATCATTTAAGGTTAGTGCTGGCAATTTCAATAAATTGAATGATGTTTGGTCATTGGATTTATTGGATGTAGGCGAATCAGCATTCCTAAAAATTAATGCAATAGCTAAAAAATCAGGTTCTGCTAGAAATAATGTTTCCGTTACTAGTGATAATTATGACCCTGATTTGAGCAACAACGATGATACTGTTTTGGTAAACATCATCAATGATTCACATAAGCATAATTATCCTAAAAACAATAAGACAATTGAAAATGATCCATTAGGGAAGTTTTCTTCTATTATTTTAGAAAACTACAGGTCAGGCAATCCATTTGCCGTGGTTCTGATTTTAATTGTGCTTTTGATGGGTACATTTTGTACTAGCGATATCTTAAAGAAAAGATGA